Proteins encoded within one genomic window of Macrobrachium nipponense isolate FS-2020 chromosome 9, ASM1510439v2, whole genome shotgun sequence:
- the LOC135217988 gene encoding choline trimethylamine-lyase-like isoform X2, which produces MKAGSKLSVPMPLSDARDYGCDGCYEPMIGGKSEFAFTYIPLPQIIELTMNQGTLYAQSGPNFLKGQAASFTTPHPNTITTFEKFKEIFAKHLKIKLEGNLFGVIQNYGNIWKYCPTPLLSPVVGGCLETGRDLYNGGSQYHILSCMFVGFSTCIDSLYAIKKMCFEDATAVVSLSELLVCLKCDWGFQLQEPFVDDIAGPIRTKERKDQFGVLRQHALSFEKFGTEAAADNAEIRELVAWLSDLIIETFDDVVYNQDEDRPFVKKLKELREKYTDPETNTPFEFLFTPGSGTFEGYVGWGLSCGASADGRRESMPIASDFSPSPTAQDLAPNPPYSDVFKALQNWDHPSINKGFSCGAEIDLNVAEDFPLDDLIRLIYKFSHQEGSIGGNLLTVTCADEKTYELATMFPEKYGLLRVRMGGWTEFFTAMFDAHQEQHRRRPYFAV; this is translated from the exons ATGAAAGCAGGAAGTAAGTTGAGTGTGCCTATGCCTCTCTCAGACGCCCGTGATTATGGGTGTGACGGATGTTATGAGCCAATGATAGGTGGAAAATCAGAATTTGCATTCACCTACATCCCTTTGCCCCAAATCATTGAGTTAACTATGAACCAGGGGACCCTCTATGCTCAGTCAGGGCCTAATTTCTTGAAGGGTCAAGCAGCTTCTTTCACAACTCCTCACCCTAATACTATCACAACATTTgagaaattcaaagaaatatttgcAAAACACCTCAAAATTAAACTGGAGGGTAATCTGTTTGGAGTTATACAAAACTATGGAAACATATGGAAATACTGCCCTACACCCCTTCTTTCTCCTGTCGTTGGTGGCTGTTTGGAAACAGGGAGGGATCTGTACAATGGTGGATCACAATATCACATTTTAAGCTGCATGTTCGTTGGTTTCTCAACATGTATAGATTCACTGTATGCCATAAAAAAGATGTGTTTTGAAGACGCCACTGCTGTTGTAAGCCTGTCTGAACTACTTGTTTGTTTGAAATGTGACTGGGGTTTTCAACTGCAAGAACCTTTCGTTGATGACATAGCTGGGCCTATTCGCACTAAAGAACGGAAAGATCAGTTTGGAGTTCTACGTCAGCATGCCCTGTCCTTCGAGAAATTTGGCACAGAAGCAGCTGCTGATAATGCAGAGATTAGGGAACTTGTGGCTTGGCTATCTGACCTCATCATCGAAACGTTTGATGATGTTGTGTACAATCAAGATGAAGATAGGCCGTTTGTGAAGAAACTGAAAGAACTCAGAGAAAAATACACAGATCCAGAGACTAATACTCCTTTTGAGTTCCTTTTCACCCCTGGCAGTGGAACGTTTGAAGGATATGTAGGTTGGGGACTGTCTTGTGGAGCATCGGCTGACGGTCGTCGAGAGAGCATGCCAATAGCCTCTGACTTCAGCCCATCCCCCACTGCTCAAGACCTCGCACCAAACCCTCCGTATTCAGATGTCTTCAA AGCACTACAGAACTGGGACCACCCTTCGATCAACAAGGGCTTTAGCTGTGGAGCTGAGATCGACTTGAATGTGGCAGAGGACTTCCCTCTGGATGATTTGATCCGTCTAATCTACAAATTTTCGCACCAGGAGGGAAGCATAGGGGGTAACCTCCTTACAG TGACATGCGCGGACGAAAAGACTTATGAACTAGCAACGATGTTCCCGGAGAAATATGGACTGCTCCGCGTTCGCATGGGTGGCTGGACAGAGTTCTTTACCGCAATGTTCGACGCCCATCAGGAGCAACATAGACGCAGACCTTATTTTGCTGTCTAG
- the LOC135217988 gene encoding uncharacterized protein LOC135217988 isoform X1, producing MARVGNCPYEKQSSQPEDGKDRPNNYTQLGLFDFRHNYGKFVNIILSAKDRSTKTEIMKVVKRLKELAHSMHGRTRVLVAFDPELWNLWGCPVPLEKRPKSKYLTRNSKKFISTPGDVFFYIKSDVLSHSNQLLCILKEMMENNCKHCVATVSITESVEHGNTNIIGGLFREGIGNFSDEVSTNQHILINEIGKGMPGGTYMMTQKFEINWDVVGTKSKTQKEDMIGRRVMTQTIIPSNYERRHINRAHHVDDFPPPCNILKGFRRVFRQSLPYGKSKTGHGREEGVFYLSITKSTTLFVELLEHLAGVQMFSPNGEITVDELISDLIPLEGTFWYVPSRQELDIDTPGVCKVDLDPHWDVTSKNGYMFYNQKYYMHAMTNGHYENDEAPTARVLSLLGYTFEQWNHHWFRLQTAPEIPSLQDVLKPDEEYFNDASIPIRKGLAIKKSLGEVFTTNDVTINPSEFYGFKADLFNIHPRELIVGRMPRFSLGLGKVVMNYLNDDERMSAFLMGLSEVSGVGHIIPQHDKLLRLGLDGLLEDLKERKTKEGLSVEKQEFFLNLASWHLKECRCIWKIMQN from the coding sequence ATGGCAAGAGTCGGGAATTGCCCGTATGAGAAACAAAGCTCCCAACCAGAAGATGGCAAAGATCGGCCTAACAACTATACTCAGCTAGGTCTGTTTGACTTCCGTCACAATTATGGCAAATTCGTCAACATTATCCTGAGCGCCAAGGACCGTTCCAccaaaacagaaataatgaagGTTGTGAAGCGACTCAAAGAACTAGCACACTCGATGCATGGGAGAACCCGTGTCCTCGTGGCTTTTGATCCTGAACTTTGGAATCTATGGGGATGCCCTGTACCTCTGGAAAAGCGGCCTAAGTCAAAATACTTGACAAgaaattccaagaaatttataTCAACACCAGGTgatgttttcttttacataaaatcgGATGTTCTTAGTCATTCTAATCAGCTTCTATGCATATTAAAGGAGATGATGGAAAATAACTGTAAGCATTGTGTGGCGACAGTCTCGATTACAGAGTCTGTTGAGCACGGAAACACGAACATCATCGGAGGACTATTCCGAGAGGGTATTGGCAACTTCTCTGATGAAGTGTCAACAAATCAGCACATTCTGATTAATGAAATCGGTAAAGGCATGCCAGGGGGGACGTACATGATGACACAAAAATTTGAAATCAACTGGGATGTTGTCGGCACAAAGTCCAAGACGCAGAAGGAGGACATGATTGGCAGGCGAGTGATGACCCAGACAATCATACCATCTAACTATGAGAGACGTCATATCAATAGGGCCCATCACGTTGATGACTTTCCTCCCCCATGCAACATACTTAAGGGATTCAGGCGCGTTTTTCGACAGTCTCTTCCTTATGGAAAGTCGAAGACCGGCCATGGCCGAGAGGAAGGTGTTTTCTATCTCTCCATAACCAAGTCCACTACTCTTTTCGTAGAGTTGTTAGAACACTTAGCTGGAGTGCAAATGTTTTCTCCTAACGGGGAAATAACTGTTGATGAACTGATTAGTGATCTCATTCCTTTAGAAGGTACCTTTTGGTATGTCCCAAGTAGGCAAGAGTTAGATATAGATACCCCTGGAGTCTGCAAAGTAGATCTGGATCCCCACTGGGATGTGACcagtaaaaatggatatatgtTTTACAACCAAAAGTATTACATGCATGCAATGACCAATGGTCATTATGAGAATGATGAGGCTCCGACCGCACGAGTTCTGAGTCTACTAGGCTATACTTTTGAACAGTGGAACCACCACTGGTTCAGGCTGCAGACTGCGCCCGAAATTCCAAGTCTACAAGACGTGCTGAAGCCAGATGAAGAATATTTTAATGATGCCTCTATCCCTATACGCAAAGGCCTCGCCATTAAAAAGTCACTGGGAGAAGTTTTCACCACAAATGATGTCACAATCAATCCGTCAGAGTTTTATGGATTTAAAGCCGATCTCTTCAATATTCACCCAAGGGAACTTATTGTTGGAAGGATGCCTCGGTTTTCTCTCGGTTTGGGAAAAGTTGTTATGAACTATCTAAATGATGATGAGAGAATGAGCGCCTTTTTAATGGGCCTTAGCGAAGTCTCAGGTGTAGGTCACATCATACCCCAGCATGATAAATTACTCAGACTTGGTCTTGACGGCCTGCTTGAAGAtctcaaagaaagaaagacaaaggaAGGACTCTCAGTAGAAAAGCAAGAATTTTTTTTGAATCTTGCATCATGGCATTTGAAGGAATGCAGATGTATATGGAAAATTATGCAAAATTAG